The genomic DNA gatttgtacgaacaaaacataaaaatataaaactaatcaatggcgaggcttcatcttcaaccttagttgaagatttagcctctcatgacaaaagaaatcataaagaaactaaattacttcattaaaattaaaaacttacaaaagaattcgagttccaagctacaaaaacctagaaaacacaaaaagcgACCAAGAAcagcgcccccggcgcgtctctGTACGtttaaaatggaaaagaatgatatttataagctaattttagggtttcagtgctgccaggtcggccgagtgcgctcgatcgcactataggtgcactcgatcgcactcgtgcaacatgtctcCTATGGGctgggcgcgagtgcgctcgatcgcactaaacgtgcgctcgagcgcacttcctgTCAGAATTAGCCTACCCTTATGAAATGTGAATTTGCAGATGACGACGCCGAACCCTACACCATAAAACCTTTCACACTCGCCATTTGCCGGCCGCCAATATTTCTCCAACTCCCCCCGCATTCCTTCAACTTTGTCCTACATTTCTGCAGCTCCCATCTTCTTGGAATATTGTGGTGGTTTGCTAGTAAATGGGCCATGTTGATGGGATGATGagaaatggatttttttggaagatGATTTACATCAAATGAAAGATAGTTTTCATGCTTAATTTCAGCAAATCAATAATCATTGATCTGACTCCattgctttcctttttctcattttagtttttggtgTGCATGGGAGAATGCTGATCATAAGTGAGAGGGAAAAATATATGGTATGTATGCGGATGAGAATGAGTGGTCATAAATTCTTGCTCACTTTAGACCATGAGAACGAAGATACTAAATGGGAATAAGGCAAGCTAACAGGTGTCTATTTGAAGAGctaataaaaatgttatttatgcTTCGTTTGTTTTGGCATAAagtgattttttgaaaatatttatcatattttttggtgtgacgaaaataatagtcaacagaaaatattttcaatttgaacgaAATAGTCGGGACCAGGTCAAGACTCCGCCGGAACCTAGTCGACACACAAGTGAAACACGGTCGGGACTCATTGAGAACCAATCGGGAGCTGCTGGGATTCGGTCGGGACTCTGTAGGACCCAGTCGAGCCATTACTAGGACCTAGCTGAGTTCCGATTGAAAAACAACTGCGACCCGATTAGGACCGTTGGGACTTGGTCGAGACCCGTTAGGATATTgttgtaatttaaagtttaatatgagtgaaagaaaaaatgtatataaaaaaaatatttgtgattttccgtacgcgccaaacaccgaaaaatgttttcaaagaaatcatttttcaagaaaatattttctgacggagaacattttacgtcgaaagaaATGGAGTCTTAGTATACTGTCATACAACTAAAATATTAGATTTCTATGAACACAAGGTTTGTGTTTTGACTCCCATTAAATCAGCGGGAGgaattgttttgtatttataattgttttgaCTCCCTTAACAATTACCTTGATCTTGGACAAAATCCGAAATTTTGCCACACGAAACCCCAACTTGAAGCTTGACCCAAGCTTATAACTCCACAAATTACAGAAGCCCTAAAGAAATTTCGGAAATTAAGCAAAACCCCCCAAAAATCAACTCAACATTAAGTAAAGTTAGGGTTTACCTAAAACTAATAGGTGTAAATGAGGATCTAACGCTAAGGAACATGTTCCCGGGGTTAGATTTGCCTTTGGAGAACTCCTCAAACTAATCCTTAAGGTTTAGGTATAAACCctaagagagagaagagggaaatTTCgtggaaaggaaagaaaatgagttgaaaatCGCATTCAGCCCTATCAATAGTTCTGGTGGTCCCTATTCTAAGTGAAAATGAgtagaaaaaaatacatgaaacgatgtcgtttttgtgttttttatacaAACGATGTCGTatatagtatgatattatcatattaccataaaaacgacattgttttgttttgtttttgttttctttaaaaaaaatttttcttttaaaaagcggttagcagttattagagttactaatTGCTAACCGACAGTTAACTGCCTAgaggttaaccgcctaggcagttacggttagcggctttagccaataaccgctaactggaACTGCTTTTTCACCCCTACTGTTGACACCCTTTGGAGTAGTCGCCAAGGCTAGTGAAGACAAAGCGCTCCACCCATCATTTTTGCACCATCTGACACGCGTGCCCTACCACACATGCTTTAATAAACGAGCAATCGACTAAGAGAAATACTAggggtactaactcttttacgAACAGAGGCTTACTTAAATGATGTTtagctcattcattggtacTCATTACACTTCTCttaattgattgttttgtttttgtttttccaatgaatgagctacacaaCAATTTAGTAAGCTTCAGTTAGTAAAATAGTTAGTttccctagcatttctcatcgACTAATACTATTTATTAGTAAACCCATATAATATAATTGATTTGgcaactttaaaatttaattttattaccACCCAATGTACCTTGTGTTGACTAAATTCTCATAAATTGTGGGTCCgtctaaaaaaagaaagaaagaaatggccaaggtaAAGATAGAGatctataaaacaaaaaatagttttgtttgGTAATTGGGGTTCAAAATGGCAACATGAAGAAAGAAAGTGCGATTTGGTCTtgttgtgtccaaaaatatcaataataaaaataaccactcgcaataggatgaATCCATATAGAATAGGCTAAAgagagggtgttgaacctcaaggattgcagAGGTTTTGATATCAAATTCGAgatatcaaaattaacttaattaaaaatatgattgatttggtttgtaactaaagtgcatgaaattaaaagagaattaaatataagagcaaGTGTAGGGTATtaacttcacctctatccgcacaacaatggttaatcagaTTTAATCCAGAAATTCATTcaatgcatgttataaataaacaataaactcccttattaaataataagtataatccatcttcggttggcacagatcgtctacctaactactaagatgcggtacgacctgtcttccctaggtatgaattatcaaattctataacaggatacatacaatcaatgaataagtgtaacccatcttcggttggcacggactgcctatctaaattacactaaactaggatgCAGTACAATCCGttttccctaggcatggcctatcaaatcatattgatcatatgtcaattaaacccattgtataagcATCATCTTCATAATCACAgtaaacaagaatgatttgagttcaataaaagtaaaagactttcaaagagaaaagaaaaatttcacaaatattgattttgaaattaagagcaattacatttaatatttaagaatgAAATCAAtatgtagcaattctcatagttatacgatcaacatgcataaactgaaaatctagaaattaagtacactcaaaccattgtgcttcgATACGGTTACATCAACATCCCATGAAGGGGTTTAACCACTCATGACTCTGCTAAACTCcaatgaatttttgctctaTGAAGCGGTGTGTTTTCTACAATGTTTataggcctatttatagggattaggagaagcctagaaaccctaggaaaccATAGGTCAGTCTCCCAGCCCAAGTGGGAGACTGAAAATCAAATCCAAGGTGAAAAAGGATTGTTGCCGTATTTTGGACGCccaagtgcgcttgatcgcacctACGCTTGATCCTAAAGGATACGCGCTCGAGATTGGCTGGTTCTGCGCGCGAGCGCTGATGCGCTCGATTGTAGGCTGGAATGCGCTCAACCGTATGTACGCTCAATCCCAAGTGCTACTGAGCTCGATGTCAAATGCATCCAAATAGTCTTTTAAGCCCGATTTTCAATGCAATTCTCACAATTGCCAAATAAAacatgaaacacaaaaacaaaacaaaaatcaaacaatttacaacgctaaggaattaacatatgcaaattaaagggcttgaatgtgcaacatttgacGCTTATCAAAGTGCATGCATgtcttttatcttttgtttgtcGAAGTTGGGCATGATATATAGCTTTTGCTTTGGCTTTGGATCATTCTTTGGCTTTGATCCGAAACACGAATGACCATTCAATCATGCTATTTCAAAATCAAGTACATCCTCTCATCATCATCACATACATGGTGGATGAACTCATCATAAGTTGGTGTTGGCGGAGTCTCACTAGTCACCACTAAAAGATAACTGAAGTCACatccaaaacaaacaaattttttcattaattatcaTCTGTTTTTAATAGGAGTACAAACGTtcacttaaataaataaacggacaaaaccctaacccttatATTACATGCTAAAAACTTAATTGCTTTAAAGACTTCACATTCATTTATCACATTTAGCCCTGtggtgttaaaaaattatcCACCGTAATATTTGTTCCTCGTGACAAAAACTTCATGCAGATTGGTGGCTTAACCCCAGCTAGAGCAAGGATAGAAGCTGGCAAAGTCCATATCCCATCTCCACATATCAAACCAGAAGCTACTGCAGGCCCAAAAGCATCTGCCTTGGCCTTGTTTATTTTCTCCCACACGAACAATATTAAGCTTCCAACACACATATCAATGGCGAAATATGATCCTATATAGAAAGGTATTGCCATAGCCATTGGAAGTGGAATGAACTGTCGCCACTTCTTACCCGCTAAATCTctaataaaatttatcaaaatggCTGCACCAAAAAACACATAACAGAGTAGAAGGCAATTCCTTGGTAGACTTGAGATGCCCTCTACTCCCAGCGAAGCCATGTTACGGTACACAACAGCATTCGGGGCAGGATATTGACTTCCAGGTAGCCCAATGTCATCAAAGGCCTTGTAAAAGAGCCAAAAGACACAATGGGAAATTATGCAACCCATTGTTGTGCCAATTAGTTGGCTCACAAACATGGAACGGGGTGAAGCAAGTGTCAAGTGGCCAGTCTTAAAGTCCATCATTAGGTCAGAGGCTGTTGAGACAATGTTCATCATAACCCCAGAAGCTGCTAGCCCTACAAGAACTCCACCATGAGAGGCACCAGACCATGCTCCAATGATAAAGATGGCAAGCTTTCCATACATGGATACTAGGGACCAATCAATGAGCCCATTACCATATGCATTGCAGAAAGCCAATATGGGTGCAAATATGTACATGACCAATATGTAATACCACTTGAGCTGGTGAAAGATATGTGGAAGAGTGGCTGTAGAGATGGCAGCAAAAGCAACGTAACCTCCAGTGGAAAACCATGCTGGAATTTGATCTCTGAGAAAGAGTTGGGTTCGGCGCTTGTCATCATATGAAACCTGAGAGCTCACATGATCAGAAGAATGGCCTACAGTGGGGAGATCAGAGCTCACATCTTTTTGCCGAAACTGATGAGACAAACCTATGGTGGTTAGACTTAGAACCTTGACGAAGTTATATAGACCATCACCTACGATCATGGCTATGGCGATAAATACCTGAATAAAGGATATAAATTAAAGTTTTCAACAAACAGAAAAGCCTTCTTGATGGATGAAAACATAGGTGGGAACTTACCTTGTAACCTTGAAGaccagggacggagccaggaaattttatggaagggggctagtcaaatttttttttcggttctttagaatttttttattaaaaaaaattattttggttgttttttatgaactaaagactaccgtaagggccaaaaaagtagacatttgaaagtaagggctaaaaataaaaaaaaaaaaacttaagtggGTATGGgctaacaaaattaaaaatagggccaaaaatttttattggatatggccaaaaaatttaaaaatagggccaattttttttttttttggaatgggccaaatgactaaaattaaaactttaattttacttttttttactttttttattatttttttaacttataatttgtttttttccttattttggggtttttattattttttttacttataattttttttttccttattttgggggggaccatggcccaccccggtccccccctccctctgtCTCTGGATCTATAGTTAACTATCTTTATTACTATCTAATTTTCATAGTACGgatgttctttttccttttccatttcttttttactcAGTTCTCAGTGCAAAAATAATTCTAATCCGTACggattttatttcttagttcactctgtattaatttttttttttcttaaaataaagaTTGCAAGATACATGACAATGACATATCCAAGGGATCAAgaacataacatatataaataaaaaaaaaaatcaagacaaTTTCATagtgcgaaaaaaaaaaaaaaaaaaaaagttctaggCTTGACACAAATGTATAATTTTGATGGTGTGCCACCACCTAATAAAGCTATTTGTCGTCACTAGCTTCAAACATTTTGAACAAGGTTCATACCTAGCTATGGTATGAACCTTATTCAAAATGTGTCAATGATTGGAAAGCAAAATTGCTCTCACAAGCAGGGAAGGAGATTCTCATTAAAGCTGTGATACAGGCGATACCTGCTTATAGTATGAGCATTTTTGTGCTGCCCAAAACACTATGAAGTGAGTTAAATGGAATCATGCAGAAGTTTTGGTTGGGACACAAGGATAATGTGAAGAAGATACACTGGATGAGCTGGGAGAAAATGGGGAGATCAAAAGCTAACAGAGGTATGGGATTTAGAGACCTAATTTGTTTTAATATGGCCCTTTTAGCCAAGCAAGGATGGAGGATTATCCAAAATCCTGATAGCCTGGTGGGGGgcattttaaaagccaaatatTTTAGCCGAAGTTCATTGTTGAAAGCAAAAATTGGTAGCAGGCCGTCCTTTGCGTGGAGAAGTTTATTGGCTGCTACTGTTTTGTTGAGGGAAGGGATGATTTGGCGGATAGGGAATAGGCAGAGTGTCAATATCTGGGGGTCTAAATGGATTCCTAAGCCAATATCCTTTAAAGTTCAGTCTCCATGCTTATCTTTGGCAAGTGATGAGAAAGTTGCAGCCCTAATGGACACACATTCAAGGGGCTGGAATGTTCCTCTGATACAATCTCTGTTTGAAAAGAAGAGGCATAAATTATATGCAATATCCCTCTTAGCAGATTTGACTGTCCGGATAAAATGGTCTGGAGAGTAATGCCATCGGGAATATTTACCGTCAGAAGCGCCTATTTTTTGGAGCAAGAAAGAATTCAAGGTGAGAGGGGCGCGAGCTCAAAAGGCAACGGCTGGAATTTTTTCTGGAAATTGATATGGGGCCTTCCAATCCCAAATTCCACGAAAGTCTTCCTATGGAGGGCGTGCAGTAATTTGCTTCCAACCAGAGATAATCTTCTGCGGAGGGGAATGGACCTGGAGGTGGGGTGTTTTATGTGCAGTCAAGAGACCGAAACAATACTCCACGTGTTGTGGGAGTGTCCAGCTGCACGAGATGTATGGGGGGTGTGTGATAGGAAAATCCAGAAAATGGGGAGTCTGGGTACAGATTTTAGAGAGATATTGGTGAAGCTTTCAGAGAGATGCAGTTCTGATGAGATGGGATTAATTGCAACAATAGCCCAATGCATTTGGAAAAGGAGAAATAACGTTTTGCATGGAGGTATGTTTACACACCCAAACCGGTTGACCCATGAAGCAAAGGAGACCCACGAGATGTTCCTCGAAGCAAATCAGAAGCAAGACAggttaaatgaaattttacGTGAAACAGGGGTGGATGCGGAAGTCTGGAGGTGCCCACCACCTGGGTTCTACAAAATTAATTGGGATGTCGGTATGGATGAGAGGAATAATCGGTTGGGTGTTGGGGTGCTTATAAGAGATTCATATGGAGAGGTCATCGCAGCAAGGAGCATGACAATCCAGACTAAACAACAACCGGTTATAGAGGAAGCCATGGGAGCAGTTTATGCAGCAGAGTTTGGACGTGACATAGGTGTTCAAGATGTAATTTTGGAAGGGGATTCTTTGATTGTGGTTAAAGCGCTTCATGCTGAGACTGAAGACTTGAGTCCTTACGGACACCTCATAGATGATGCTAGAATGCTTCTACGACATTTTCGAAAGGCTCAAGTCAGACATGTGAAGAGAAATTCTAATAAAGCTGCCCATGGTTTAGCTAAAGAAGCAGTTAGAAAGTGTATTGATAATATATGGATGGAGGAGATGCCCCCATGTATTTCTGATATACTTGCTATAGAGCGTGCAGCTCttgtaatttagagttttgAAGTTCTGGATTTTCTCATTAATGATAAATtctcaacatttttcaaaaaaaaaaaaaagctatggTATCATCGTATCACCATCAGTTTGATGTAAATAATAAGCCTTCTAGAAATCATATTTACTAACATAAAATATTGGATCATTTCTGTGGCCACTCCAACAAGTCTCTATAATCTTATCTTATCTCTTATACATGTGTTGATAGCCTAAAAAGAGTCGTGCACTGATTAAATAAATATTCAACGGTGCCTTCAGCTATTACAAAATCACATTAATATCACATTGACTTCATCTATAAATGAGAGTTTATTCTTTGCTAGCATATGAACCACTCTTTCGTCTCCTGATATACTCCTCACGGTTGAAAAGTCATTGTTGATTAATTAGCCATAGTgacatcaatttttgttattcttttttaatgtttgcACCAAGCATCTCTCCGAAGGCACAATCAGAGGAAAATAGTGAAGAAATTTATAAGTTTAACTCATCTCGTAAAGCCGGTTCTATAGAAAATGGTTGCACATTCCTTAACATGTTCAAGGTCTTATTCATAGGCAATGcgagattatttctcaacatcCTCCATCAGGTGTAGGCTAGTATTTTTTCTGGTCCTTGTaacggggtaagtagtgtgggcctCATTCGTCCTGtagtaggctctgataccatgaagaaattcatgggCTTAACTCATCACATAAAACCGGATCTATAGGAGATGGttgttaatttcttataaacatgcccaaggtcATGTTCATAGgtaatgtgagattattcctcaacaaaTAGGAGATGAAGATTCGAACGAATTACCTCAACTTCATAAAGCGTAATATCCAGCCAATAAAGCTATCCCTTAAAGATCACACCGTTGTATCTTACCTTTTTTCTTATACATAGataatttgaacaaattaatGAGCCATTGAATTAAGTTTTAgtgttaatttgttaaaaaattaaaggaccaaaatttcttccaaatcaatttgaagaaaattttttccaaCTAACTTCTATAAGTGTCAAGTATCATATATatctcatatgttttttttaatattcttaatagctatttattgttattatattaacCTCAGAAcctaacattaatttttgaaaaatctaaagatataaaataatacttgtcacttattaaggtaagttgaataaaattttttctaa from Corylus avellana chromosome ca6, CavTom2PMs-1.0 includes the following:
- the LOC132185225 gene encoding probable metal-nicotianamine transporter YSL7 encodes the protein FPGSVPGLQGYKVFIAIAMIVGDGLYNFVKVLSLTTIGLSHQFRQKDVSSDLPTVGHSSDHVSSQVSYDDKRRTQLFLRDQIPAWFSTGGYVAFAAISTATLPHIFHQLKWYYILVMYIFAPILAFCNAYGNGLIDWSLVSMYGKLAIFIIGAWSGASHGGVLVGLAASGVMMNIVSTASDLMMDFKTGHLTLASPRSMFVSQLIGTTMGCIISHCVFWLFYKAFDDIGLPGSQYPAPNAVVYRNMASLGVEGISSLPRNCLLLCYVFFGAAILINFIRDLAGKKWRQFIPLPMAMAIPFYIGSYFAIDMCVGSLILFVWEKINKAKADAFGPAVASGLICGDGIWTLPASILALAGVKPPICMKFLSRGTNITVDNFLTPQG